The Betta splendens chromosome 4, fBetSpl5.4, whole genome shotgun sequence genome contains a region encoding:
- the aasdh gene encoding beta-alanine-activating enzyme, protein MAARTLQELVSAAASAHWDRAAVTYDSGSVSDSPASLIYRDLVELAAELAHVLRINCGPHSGVIGLCCADDLFLPVWILGILQSPAAYVPLDPEAPGLLSARVIKMSGLKYCAVKTDLLQRFQTTLIKHAAVEVCVVLSKFNLTLIQIKPLPVAQHGRGLEQTVAQTAYGADLSDAAGVEKDTGHQDLAYVLHTSGTTGLPKIVRVPHKCILPNILHLRTLFQMRPDDVVFLASPLTFDPSVVEMFLTLSSGARLLIVPTVMKKIPNSLAQLLFRNHKATVLQITPTLLARFGHRIIRDKVLSPGSSLRVLALGGEACPSPALLRSWKHKDNKTHIYNIYGITEVSCWASCYKIPESLLQSSNGSSSTLPSVPLGTPLMGTVMEVRDEHGAVVTEREGQVFIGGEDRVCLLDDEQTVIAGTMRATGDWVNVRDSQLHYVGRRDRLIKRHGKRVNLDSIQQLIGTLPEVEACVVGLYKGSRLVAFVVPSTSGDQEAASPLSPIRQRERRTPASSAERQEDASSPVAQRQSETGSAGILKQLSLLLPSYSVPDSVVLIPALLLTHHGKVDMEALMKIYQRQRRLLQSQCKDVISLKKMLQLLWQEALNLPEDATISEESNFLVSGGDSLKALCLCEDIVTTVGIDSSELLEIILDRTFSDILHHVAGQTLPASLSVGNRQQTDAQPEDLAKKKRRATESHALEEMHKKERVLKVIRRANELTEVNIRRPEKAASSWVGPFGALDISLSWSSDTGRCVDASPVVLVQEGTNQKGRATVFIGSHSHRVQALDLDSGSLLWERVLGGRIEASAAVSHCGTLLVIGCYDGCVYFLCTATGETRWMFETGDAVKSSAAVDPLRGLLMVGSHDGHVYALNPKVRQCVWKHHCGGGAVFSSPCIHPSHRQLYVASLGGHLLCLDPGSGEVLWSLRRDVPYFSSPNCSSGHMLIGSVDGNIYCFSDAGKQLWRFETKGPIFSSPCVTPDHRMVLCGSHDGVLYCLNSADGSLVWTFQTSAKVYSSPFVFDDLAAGGRRTLVGLASTDGTVWVLDSEDGQMLASHSLPGELFSSPVVHEQSLVIGCRNDYVYCLKLTVKQEMGD, encoded by the exons ATGGCCGCTAggacgctgcaggagctggtgtCCGCCGCTGCCTCTGCGCACTGGGACAGGGCGGCAGTGACTTATGATAGCGGCTCCGTGTCAGACAGCCCCGCGTCCCTGATCTACAGAGACCTGGTTGAACTGGCCGCCGAACTGGCTCATGTTTTGCGAATTAACTGCGGTCCTCATAGCGGCGTTATCGGCCTGTGTTGCGCCGATGATCTGTTTCTACCGGTGTGGATTCTGGG GATCCTGCAGTCACCTGCAGCCTATGTTCCCCTGGACCCAGAGGCTCCGGGACTTCTCTCTGCCAGAGTCATTAAGATGAGCGGTCTCAAGTACTGTGCTGTGAAGACGGACCTTCTGCAG AGGTTCCAAACTACACTTATCAAACACGCGGCTGTGGAGGTTTGTGTGGTGTTGTCCAAGTTCAACTTAACCCTGATACAAATCAAGCCACTGCCAGTCGCACAACATGGTCGAGGACTGGAGCAAACTGTGGCGCAGACGGCTTATGGTGCTGATCTCAGTGATGCAGCAGGGGTGGAAAAGGACACTGGACATCAGGACTTGGCCTATGTGCTCCACACATCTGGAACAACAGGCCTCCCTAAGATTGTGAGGGTCCCGCATAAATGTATACTCCCAAATATCCTGCACCTGAG AACTTTGTTTCAGATGAGACCAGATGATGTGGTTTTCTTGGCCTCaccgttgacctttgacccctctgtTGTGGAGATGTTTCTTACCTTATCATCTGGAGCTCGGCTTCTTATCGTTCCTACTGTTATGAAGAAAATTCCCAATAGCCTAGCTCAACTTCTGTTTAGGAATCACAAGGCAACTGTCCTACAG ATCACACCTACTCTGCTCGCTCGATTCGGGCACCGCATCATTCGCGACAAGGTGCTGTCGCCCGGCTCCTCGCTGCGGGTGTTGGCTCTGGGTGGAGAGGCCTGTCCCTCACCCGCTCTGCTGAGGAGCTGGAAGCACAAGGATAATAAAACGCACATCTACAACATCTATGGTATCACTGAGGTTTCCTGCTGGGCCTCTTGCTACAAAATACCCGAGTCTCTGTTGCAGTCCAGCAATGG GTCCTCCAGCACTCTTCCTTCTGTGCCTCTTGGGACTCCTCTGATGGGTACTGTGATGGAGGTCCGCGATGAACATGGTGCAGTTGTAACAGAGCGTGAGGGACAAGTTTTCATAG gtggagaggaCAGAGTTTGCCTCCTAGATGATGAGCAGACAGTCATCGCTGGGACAATGAGAGCTACTGGAGACTGGGTGAACGTACGGGACTCGCAGCTCCACTATGTGGGACGTAGAGACAGGCTGATTAAACGTCATGGGAAGAGAGTTAACTTGGACAGCATACAGCAA CTCATCGGGACTCTGCCTGAAGTGGAGGCCTGTGTCGTGGGTCTGTACAAAGGCTCTCGGCTCGTTGCCTTCGTTGTGCCATCCACATCTGGAGATCAGGAAGCAGCTTCCCCTCTCTCGCCCATACGGCAACGTGAGAGACGAACACCTGCATCCTCGGCAGAGCGTCAGGAGGATGCATCGTCCCCCGTCGCCCAGCGTCAGAGCGAGACGGGGAGTGCAGGAATTCTGAAGcagctgtctctgctgctgccgtctTACAGTGTTCCTGACTCAGTGGTGCTCATCCCAGCCTTACTTCTGACTCATCACG GTAAAGTAGATATGGAGGCACTTATGAAAATATACCAACGACAGAGACGTCTTTTACAGTCCCAATGTAAAGATGTCATCAGCCTGAAGAAGATGCTTCAGCTTTTATGGCAG GAAGCTCTAAATCTTCCCGAAGACGCAACCATCAGTGAAGAATCCAACTTCCTGGTGAGTGGAGGTGACTCTTTGAAAGCGCTGTGTCTTTGCGAAGACATTGTGACCACTGTAGGAATCGACTCATCAGAGCTTTTGGAGATTATTCTCGACAGAACATTTTCTGACATCCTGCACCACGTTGCTGGACAAACACTGCCAGCATCACTATCTGTGGGCAACAGACAACAAACTGATGCTCAGCCGGAGGATTTGGCAAAGAAAAAGCGGAGAGCGACTGAATCTCATGCATTAGAGGAGATGCACAAAAAGGAAAGGGTTCTTAAAGTTATAAGACGAGCAAATGAGCTGACGGAAGTGAATATCAGACGTCCCGAGAAAGCTGCAAGCTCGTGGGTTGGTCCGTTCGGAGCTCTGGACATCAGTCTGAGCTGGTCCTCAGACACAGGCAGGTGCGTGGACGCATCCCCCGTGGTTTTGGTGCAAGAAGGGACAAATCAGAAAGGGCGCGCTACAGTTTTCATCGGCTCACACTCGCACAGGGTCCAAGCCTTAGACCTGGACTCTGGGAGTCTTCTGTGGGAGCGAGTTCTCGGGGGCAGAATTgaggcctcagctgctgtgtctcacTGCGGGACCCTGCTCGTTATTG GTTGCTACGATGGCTGTGTGTATTTCTTGTGCACCGCTACGGGAGAGACGCGCTGGATGTTTGAGACGGGAGACGCAGTGAAGAGTAGTGCTGCTGTGGATCCCCTCAGAGGTCTGCTGATGGTGGGCTCACACGACGGACACGTCTACGCACTGAACCCAAAG GTGCGCCAGTGTGTTTGGAAGCATCACTGTGGGGGTGGGGCCGTGTTCTCTTCTCCGTGCATCCACCCCTCTCACAGACAGCTGTACGTGGCGTCACTGGGAGGACACCTGCTCTGTCTGGACCCA GGGAGTGGAGAGGTTCTGTGGTCACTTCGTAGAGACGTCCCGTACTTCTCGTCGCCAAACTGCTCCTCTGGTCACATGCTGATCGGCTCAGTGGATGGAAACATCTACTGCTTCAGCGATGCGGGGAAGCAG CTCTGGCGGTTTGAGACCAAAGGGCCGATCTTCTCCTCCCCGTGCGTCACGCCCGACCATCGGATGGTTCTGTGCGGGTCACACGACGGCGTCCTGTACTGTTTGAACAGTGCCGACGGCTCGCTAGTGTGGACCTTCCAGACATCAGCCAAGGTTTACTCCTCGCCATTCGTGTTCGATGACCTTGCTGCCGGCGGTAGGAGAACTCTGGTGGGCCTGGCCTCTACGGACGGCACCGTCTGGGTCCTAGACAGCGAGGACGGACAGATGCTGGCCTCTCACTCACTGCCCGGGGAACTGTTCTCATCCCCAGTGGTGCATGAACAGTCGCTTGTGATCGGGTGTCGCAATGATTATGTGTATTGTTTGAAACTGACTGTCAAGCAGGAAATGGGGGATTAA
- the si:dkeyp-117h8.4 gene encoding uncharacterized protein si:dkeyp-117h8.4, producing the protein MDFSNALQKNGLRYKKALDRIIDKYSKLQYHNGGIEVDLENTNTATIGRYMEMAELELSKLESKSSADSRDESLRSQDTTRDSQLDFTFQSTEFHDTPASTRQLFGEDDGMAGSEPTQLTVSLLHESGGSFSETEIQPEDQDEELQMTLRSHNTLGDLYPSMISRIETAWHRNNVSQAADAVLTKYRKWRKHSRSNISINTSIVSLQHSKERQMTSSILLPEDLPERGQYTRAEYLPRSPLKMVHKLQDRMAQQQLPGRQTSSQTREQHKPILSMDFYEPPETSRPQKILLNKTFSVPDLTLLGEQSYSYHGSPSRPCYPTANAALQSSLWNKRLSLSAHKQQAAEGSVFASENNAVNDRHVYSSPVRQSPSKMRMLTSFSGSPRSFYRSPKESRRESFSRETAQSSSVSTFLSSPLQKPTGNRILYPQHSNHTLQLPSLQSASPEGRVRLRRHLFCDSSQPVLSTSHSPKQIDEDFKKLYHKFVCQNKSFYNIPPCRLCAERSRANQSHSSSVLAALALSPHRSVLRKRQRESGSDSRPHSKRSREEYYTYSPGSKRRENEVLGHCLPSSQLEHHHDRKRSVFQNVGTQHHSADARRIQGLTLSGYGM; encoded by the exons ATGGATTTTAGTAATGCATTGCAAAAGAACGGTCTTCGATACAAAAAGGCCCTGGACCGAATCATAGATAAG TATTCGAAGCTTCAGTATCACAACGGGGGCATAGAGGTGGACCTCGAAAATACAAATACCGCAA CAATTGGTCGCTACATGGAGATGGCAGAACTCGAGCTGAGCAAGTTGGAGTCAAAG aGCTCCGCAGATTCGAGAGATGAGTCATTAAGAT caCAAGACACTACAAGAGATTCCCAG TTGGACTTCACATTTCAAAGTACTGAATTTCATGATACTCCTGCATCAACCAGACAATTGTTTGGAGAGGATGATG GAATGGCTGGAAGTGAGCCAACCCAGCTGACTGTGAGCCTACTGCATGAAAGTGGGGGAAGCTTTTCAGAGACGGAGATTCAACCTGAAGACCAAGACGAGGAACTGCAAATGACACTGAGAAGTCATAACACTTTGGGGGACCTCTACCCCAGCATGATCAGTCGAATAGAAACGGCCTGGCATCGAAATAATGTGTCTCAGGCTGCTGACGCTGTGCTGACCAAGTACCGCAAATGGCGAAAGCATTCAAGAAGCAATATCAGCATCAACACTTCAATTGTTTCACTGCAGCATAGCAAGGAAAGGCAGATGACCAGCAGCATTCTGCTCCCGGAAGACCTCCCAGAAAGAGGGCAGTACACAAGGGCTGAATATTTGCCACGGTCTCCTTTGAAGATGGTACATAAGCTGCAGGACAGGATGGCACAACAGCAGTTGCCTGGTAGGCAGACGAGCTCACAGACAAGAGAGCAGCACAAGCCTATCCTCTCGATGGACTTTTATGAGCCACCTGAGACTTCAAGGCCACAAAAAATCTTGCTTAACAAGACCTTCTCTGTGCCTGATTTGACCCTTCTAGGAGAACAGTCCTATTCCTATCATGGGAGTCCTTCACGGCCTTGCTATCCCACTGCAAACGCAGCCTTGCAGAGTTCTCTTTGGAATAAAAGGCTTTCCctgtctgcacacaaacagcaggctgCTGAAGGCTCTGTGTTTGCATCAGAAAACAATGCTGTTAATGACAGACATGTCTATAGCTCCCCAGTCAGACAAAGTCCATCGAAGATGAGGATGTTGACCAGCTTCAGTGGTTCACCTAGATCCTTTTACAGAAGCCCCAAAGAATCACGTAGAGAAAGCTTTTCAAGAGAGACTGCACAGTCTTCATCAGTGTCAACATTTCTGTCCTCCCCTTTGCAAAAACCTACTGGGAACAGGATACTCTACCCTCAACACTCCAACCACACTCTCCAGCTGCCTTCACTTCAGTCAGCTAGTCCAGAAGGTCGTGTCAGGCTCCGAAGGCATCTTTTCTGCGATTCATCCCAGCCAGTACTCAGTACTTCCCACTCACCAAAGCAGATCGATGAAGACTTTAAAAAACTGTACCACAAGTTTGTATGTCAGAACAAGTCTTTCTATAATATCCCTCCCTGTCGTCTCTGTGCTGAACGCTCTAGAGCCAACCAAAGTCACTCGTCCTCGGTGCTGGCTGCACTGGCCTTGTCACCTCACCGCTCTGTCTTGAGGAAGCGCCAAAGAGAGTCAGGCTCGGACAGCCGCCCCCACTCTAAGCGCTCCAGGGAAGAGTATTATACATACTCCCCAGGCTCCAAACGTCGTGAGAATGAAGTGCTGGGGCACTGTCTTCCTTCATCTCAGCTTGAGCATCATCATGACCGTAAACGCAGTGTGTTTCAAAATGTCGGTACCCAGCACCACTCAGCAGATGCCAGGAGGATTCAAGGTCTGACTTTGTCTGGCTACG GTATGTGA